A window of the Corallococcus exiguus genome harbors these coding sequences:
- a CDS encoding ribbon-helix-helix domain-containing protein, with translation MDMNPRLTSVVFRLNREKLDALKELSRTTRIRQSEYLREAISDLLAKYEARFVD, from the coding sequence TTGGACATGAATCCCCGCCTCACCTCGGTCGTGTTTCGTCTCAACCGCGAGAAGTTGGACGCCCTGAAGGAGCTGTCGCGCACCACGCGCATCCGTCAGAGCGAGTACCTCCGGGAGGCCATCTCGGATCTGCTGGCGAAGTACGAAGCGCGCTTCGTGGACTGA
- a CDS encoding tRNA pseudouridine synthase A yields the protein MARTSLRRIPAVLWTWYRGGNFRGFQRQVEGPTVQDALENALEQAGSPATVMPSGRTDRGVHARMQVISLRLNEDVPLDSLPARLAPHLSPDVGLCIAKRPPGAFHAQWSASSKEYRYHLTLGTPPPEAWRPYALDVAADETLQAGHRVTPEKLEGLLARAVGTRDFTAFHERSSPQKPRALQSATLRELGGGLFEARLEGDGFARYQVRYLVGSALKVAAGLLSEEQWHAALDSGTALPGFKAPAHGLVLWEVRYPSAVDPFGPGERLHPPGLPDAPPFTGAPPG from the coding sequence GTGGCAAGGACCTCTCTCAGACGAATTCCCGCCGTACTGTGGACTTGGTATCGCGGCGGAAACTTCCGCGGCTTCCAGCGCCAGGTGGAAGGTCCCACGGTCCAGGACGCGCTCGAAAACGCCTTGGAGCAGGCAGGCTCACCAGCCACGGTGATGCCGTCCGGGCGCACCGACCGGGGCGTACACGCGCGGATGCAGGTCATCAGCCTGCGCCTCAATGAGGACGTGCCCCTGGATTCGCTGCCCGCGCGGCTGGCGCCGCACCTGTCCCCGGACGTGGGGCTGTGCATCGCGAAGCGGCCGCCGGGCGCCTTTCACGCGCAGTGGAGCGCGAGCAGCAAGGAGTACCGCTACCACCTGACGCTGGGCACTCCGCCCCCGGAAGCATGGAGGCCGTACGCGCTGGACGTGGCGGCGGACGAAACCCTCCAGGCAGGCCACCGGGTGACTCCGGAGAAGCTGGAGGGACTGCTCGCCCGCGCCGTGGGCACGCGGGACTTCACCGCGTTCCACGAGCGCTCCAGTCCCCAGAAGCCGCGCGCGCTTCAGTCCGCCACCCTGCGGGAGCTGGGCGGTGGGCTCTTCGAGGCGCGGCTGGAAGGAGACGGCTTCGCGCGCTACCAGGTGAGGTACCTGGTGGGCAGCGCGCTGAAGGTGGCCGCGGGGCTCCTGTCCGAGGAGCAGTGGCACGCGGCGCTGGATTCGGGAACCGCCCTGCCCGGCTTCAAGGCCCCGGCGCATGGGCTGGTGTTGTGGGAGGTCCGCTATCCTTCCGCGGTGGACCCTTTCGGGCCCGGCGAGCGCCTCCACCCGCCCGGTCTGCCCGACGCGCCACCCTTCACGGGAGCGCCGCCGGGCTGA
- a CDS encoding AgmX/PglI C-terminal domain-containing protein translates to MLAAQELAMDSDGQWLFRQGDLVLGPITASQVVEKLYTGELTPDSQVAPAGEREFRNLRDTATFQVHIARFEAQGRVAQTMLVEQARNQKRVKVLAGVAAGVALLLGVTGWYLARNAAVYGLFGATEEGDGITMDPPTIRLAQARGDDEDLFAYPSNDPRRPDRPAGQGSTPAKPAGSGAVASAAVAGNRPPPRTGSVSTDPDGLEMAQQFDQGAINRVVAGNQSKLFRCFKEEAERTPGLAAKIPMEFVIGNDGRVNKLWVDNPQFKQGPLFECLFAELKKWPFKAYDGERATVGLSFNIGKRG, encoded by the coding sequence ATGCTGGCCGCTCAAGAACTCGCGATGGACAGTGATGGGCAGTGGCTTTTCCGACAGGGCGACCTGGTGCTGGGGCCCATCACCGCGTCCCAGGTGGTGGAGAAGCTCTACACGGGGGAGCTGACCCCGGACAGCCAGGTGGCTCCGGCCGGAGAGCGGGAGTTCCGCAACCTCCGGGACACCGCCACCTTCCAGGTGCACATCGCGCGCTTCGAGGCGCAGGGCCGCGTCGCCCAGACGATGCTCGTCGAGCAGGCCCGCAACCAGAAGCGGGTGAAGGTGCTGGCCGGCGTCGCCGCGGGCGTGGCGCTCCTGCTGGGCGTCACCGGCTGGTACCTGGCGCGCAACGCCGCCGTGTATGGCCTGTTCGGCGCGACCGAGGAGGGCGATGGCATCACCATGGACCCGCCCACCATCCGCCTGGCCCAGGCGCGCGGGGATGACGAGGATCTCTTCGCCTATCCGTCCAACGACCCGCGCCGCCCGGATCGCCCCGCGGGGCAGGGCAGCACCCCCGCCAAGCCCGCGGGAAGTGGCGCGGTGGCCAGCGCCGCCGTCGCGGGCAACCGGCCGCCGCCCCGCACGGGCAGCGTCTCCACGGATCCGGACGGCCTGGAGATGGCCCAGCAGTTCGACCAGGGCGCCATCAACCGCGTCGTCGCGGGCAACCAGTCCAAGCTCTTCCGCTGCTTCAAGGAAGAGGCCGAGCGCACGCCCGGTCTGGCCGCGAAGATCCCCATGGAGTTCGTCATCGGGAACGACGGGCGCGTGAACAAGCTGTGGGTGGACAACCCCCAGTTCAAGCAGGGCCCACTCTTCGAGTGCCTCTTCGCCGAGCTGAAGAAGTGGCCCTTCAAGGCCTACGACGGCGAGCGCGCCACCGTGGGGCTTTCGTTCAATATCGGCAAGCGGGGGTAG
- the clpX gene encoding ATP-dependent Clp protease ATP-binding subunit ClpX: protein MKKEHHVNLSCSFCGKSQREVRKLIAGPTVYICDECIKLCNDIIADENEREEGKPQVSLPTPLEIKAFLDDYVIGQDQAKKVLSVAVYNHYKRIYQKKPTARPRPGVKAPGGEDVELQKSNILLIGPTGSGKTLLAQSLARFLNVPFTIADATSLTEAGYVGEDVENIIQNLLHNADYDVEKAARGIVYIDEIDKIARKGDMPSATRDVGGEGVQQALLKIIEGTRANVTPRGGKKYNQQEYVQVDTTNILFICGGAFHGIDGVIKRRVGEKGLGFGAKITHKEERSVGELLAMTEPEDLMKFGMIPEFIGRLPMIATLNDLKEDDLVTILTIPKNALVKQYQKMFEIEKVKLTFTKEALRAIAREAMRRHSGARGLRAIMEDAMLEIMYDVPFREGVKECKITEQVITKHEPPQIVMEKEKKTA from the coding sequence GTGAAGAAGGAGCACCACGTCAACCTGTCCTGCTCGTTCTGCGGAAAGTCGCAGCGCGAGGTCCGGAAGCTCATTGCCGGACCCACGGTCTACATCTGCGACGAGTGCATCAAGCTGTGTAACGACATCATCGCGGACGAGAACGAACGCGAGGAAGGCAAGCCGCAGGTCAGCCTGCCCACGCCGCTGGAGATCAAGGCGTTCCTCGACGACTACGTCATCGGCCAGGACCAGGCGAAGAAGGTCCTCTCGGTCGCGGTGTACAACCACTACAAGCGCATCTATCAGAAGAAGCCGACTGCCCGGCCGCGCCCCGGGGTGAAGGCCCCTGGCGGCGAGGACGTGGAGCTGCAGAAGAGCAACATCCTGCTCATCGGCCCCACGGGCTCTGGCAAGACGCTGCTCGCGCAGTCCCTGGCGCGCTTCCTCAACGTCCCCTTCACCATCGCGGATGCCACCAGCCTCACCGAGGCCGGCTACGTGGGTGAGGACGTCGAGAACATCATCCAGAACCTCCTCCACAACGCCGACTATGACGTGGAGAAGGCCGCGCGCGGCATCGTCTACATCGACGAGATCGACAAGATTGCCCGCAAGGGCGACATGCCCAGCGCCACCCGCGACGTGGGCGGCGAGGGCGTGCAGCAGGCCCTGCTGAAGATCATCGAAGGCACCCGCGCCAACGTCACCCCGCGCGGCGGCAAGAAGTACAACCAGCAGGAGTACGTCCAGGTCGACACGACCAACATCCTCTTCATCTGCGGCGGTGCCTTCCACGGCATCGACGGCGTGATCAAGCGCCGCGTGGGTGAGAAGGGCCTGGGCTTCGGCGCGAAGATCACCCACAAGGAAGAGCGCAGCGTGGGTGAGCTGCTGGCGATGACCGAGCCGGAAGACCTGATGAAGTTCGGAATGATTCCGGAGTTCATCGGCCGTCTGCCGATGATCGCGACGCTCAACGACCTGAAGGAGGATGACCTCGTCACCATCCTCACGATCCCGAAGAACGCCCTGGTGAAGCAGTACCAGAAGATGTTCGAGATCGAGAAGGTGAAGCTCACCTTCACCAAGGAAGCGCTGCGCGCCATTGCTCGCGAGGCGATGCGCCGTCACTCCGGAGCGCGCGGCCTGCGCGCCATCATGGAGGACGCCATGCTGGAGATCATGTACGACGTGCCGTTCCGCGAGGGCGTCAAGGAGTGCAAGATCACCGAGCAGGTGATCACCAAGCACGAGCCTCCGCAGATCGTCATGGAGAAGGAAAAGAAGACCGCCTGA
- a CDS encoding Hsp70 family protein has protein sequence MHKEPIIGIDLGTTNSCAAIVEDSGNVKLIPYKGGEYTIPSIFAIDDKGNELIGFEAKRQWQLNPRNTVYGSKRLVGVNFSSDVVGTMKKAVAYNMRAGAKNDVTLDVGKKEFTLQEISAKILGKIRDVAANYLKTPIKRAVVTVPAYFNDRQRQSVKDAGKLIDLEVVRIINEPTAAALAYGVGKTLKEKVVIYDLGGGTFDVSIIEIRDRVFEVKATGGDVFLGGIDFDNAIIHHVLKDFAAKTGIDLATDPVAMQRIKDLAERTKIDLSAREEVPFNIPFITMTAQGQPLNIEMKFTRKMLEQLTNQLVDRTLQMVARVLVDSGLSTKDIDEVMLVGGQTRMPVVQDRLTKFFGKPPSKGVHPDEAVAIGAALYAHSLEDNTNLRIQLLDVIPMAIGLERGDGGFHVVFPRNASIPNAKQLLATTSIDNQTELAMRIYQGDHDTVARNDLLGEFTFSGIMPAKAGTVNVEIIFDVSVEGILTMRAKDPATGREMKTTVRVTQN, from the coding sequence ATGCACAAGGAGCCCATCATCGGCATCGACCTCGGCACGACGAACTCGTGCGCGGCGATCGTCGAGGACAGCGGGAACGTCAAGCTCATCCCCTACAAGGGCGGCGAGTACACCATCCCCTCAATCTTCGCCATCGACGACAAGGGCAACGAGCTCATCGGCTTCGAGGCGAAGCGCCAGTGGCAGCTCAACCCGCGCAACACCGTCTACGGCTCCAAGCGCCTGGTGGGGGTCAACTTCAGCAGCGACGTCGTCGGCACGATGAAGAAGGCCGTCGCGTACAACATGCGCGCCGGTGCCAAGAACGACGTCACCCTGGACGTCGGCAAGAAGGAATTCACGCTCCAGGAGATCAGCGCCAAGATCCTGGGGAAGATCCGCGACGTCGCCGCCAACTACCTGAAGACGCCCATCAAGCGCGCGGTGGTGACGGTGCCCGCGTACTTCAACGACCGGCAGCGCCAGTCGGTGAAGGACGCCGGCAAGCTGATCGACCTGGAGGTGGTGCGCATCATCAACGAGCCCACCGCGGCGGCGCTCGCCTACGGCGTGGGCAAGACGTTGAAGGAGAAGGTCGTCATCTACGACCTGGGCGGCGGCACCTTCGACGTCTCCATCATCGAAATCCGCGACCGCGTCTTCGAGGTGAAGGCCACCGGCGGCGACGTGTTCCTGGGCGGCATCGACTTCGACAACGCCATCATCCACCACGTCCTCAAGGACTTCGCGGCCAAGACGGGCATCGACCTGGCCACGGACCCGGTGGCCATGCAGCGCATCAAGGACCTGGCCGAGCGCACGAAGATCGACCTGTCCGCGCGCGAGGAAGTGCCCTTCAACATCCCCTTCATCACGATGACGGCGCAGGGCCAGCCGCTGAACATCGAGATGAAGTTCACGCGCAAGATGCTGGAGCAGCTGACAAACCAGCTGGTGGACCGCACCCTGCAGATGGTGGCGCGCGTGCTGGTGGACTCGGGTCTGTCCACCAAGGACATCGACGAAGTGATGCTGGTGGGCGGCCAGACGCGCATGCCCGTCGTGCAGGACCGGCTCACCAAGTTCTTCGGCAAGCCGCCCAGCAAGGGCGTGCACCCGGACGAGGCGGTGGCCATTGGCGCGGCGCTCTACGCGCACTCGCTCGAGGACAACACCAACCTGCGCATCCAGCTGTTGGACGTGATTCCCATGGCCATTGGCCTGGAGCGCGGCGACGGCGGCTTCCACGTCGTCTTCCCGCGCAACGCGTCCATCCCCAACGCCAAGCAGCTGCTGGCCACGACGAGCATCGACAACCAGACCGAACTGGCGATGCGCATCTACCAGGGCGACCACGACACGGTGGCGCGCAACGACCTGCTGGGCGAGTTCACCTTCTCCGGGATCATGCCCGCCAAGGCCGGCACGGTGAACGTGGAGATCATCTTCGACGTGAGCGTGGAGGGCATCCTCACCATGCGCGCGAAGGACCCCGCCACCGGCCGCGAGATGAAGACCACGGTGCGCGTCACGCAGAACTGA
- a CDS encoding PrkA family serine protein kinase, whose product MEAKGYLQEVGAQVSADFVKNRSILSFEEYLSLFFTDPKGQSRNAAQYLRDVMDHYGTEMVPHPTGTIRRFKVFDVPSAEHDGRVAGQEEVQNALYRILGNFVRAGRINKLIMLHGPNGSAKSSLVNALKQGMEDYSRQSHGALYRIAWVFPSEKLIKGSIGFGERAGAKSAEGGELTTYAHLDAEELDLRMPCELRDHPLFAVPPAERKGLLEGALKKKGLGNGDGATGDFLLSDYVREGELCAKCRRIYTALLNAYGGDYLKVLRHVQVERFYVSRRYQVGTVTVEPQMSVDAAAQQISADRTQLNMPAALHSTVLFEPHGPLVHANRGLIEYADLLKRPLEAFKYLLGFSETGEVPLEPFVLQLDEVLIASSNEKHLNAFKELPDFASFKGRIELVRVPYLRRYKVEQEIYDAQITATSVGKHVAPHATEVAAMWAVLTRLKKPIPDRYPANVKPLVEQVAPVEKLHLYQEAGVPARLSSANTKELLKLREEMYEESDAYPNYEGRSGASAREIKTALFNAAQNPDYKCLHALAVLEELHALCKDKSVYEFLLQEVMDGYHDHETFVRVVEGTYLDRVDSEVRDSMGLVSEGQYRELVERYIQSVSHWVRGEKMRNRVTGESEKPDEARMAEVEAIVMPQGEAPADFRRGLIASIGAHRLDNPDGAMDYPRIFPDMFKRLRDHYFEERKRVLRKNKENVLKYLSEDRNQLSSREQTQVQGTLKTMAERYGYCEFCAKDAILFLMRQRYT is encoded by the coding sequence GTGGAAGCGAAGGGCTATCTGCAGGAGGTGGGCGCACAGGTCAGCGCCGACTTCGTCAAGAACCGGTCCATCCTGTCCTTCGAGGAGTACCTGTCGCTCTTCTTCACGGACCCGAAGGGCCAGTCGCGCAACGCGGCGCAGTACCTGCGGGACGTGATGGACCACTACGGCACGGAGATGGTGCCGCACCCCACCGGCACCATCCGGCGCTTCAAGGTCTTCGACGTCCCGTCCGCGGAACATGACGGCCGCGTCGCCGGGCAGGAGGAGGTGCAGAACGCCCTCTACCGCATCCTGGGCAACTTCGTGCGCGCCGGCCGCATCAACAAGCTCATCATGCTGCACGGCCCCAACGGCAGCGCGAAGTCCAGCCTGGTCAACGCGCTGAAGCAGGGCATGGAGGACTACTCCCGCCAGTCGCACGGGGCCCTCTACCGCATCGCGTGGGTGTTCCCGTCGGAGAAGCTGATCAAGGGCTCCATCGGCTTCGGCGAGCGCGCGGGCGCGAAGTCCGCGGAAGGCGGCGAGCTCACCACGTACGCCCACCTGGATGCGGAGGAGCTGGACCTGCGCATGCCGTGTGAGCTGCGCGACCATCCGCTGTTCGCGGTGCCGCCAGCCGAGCGCAAGGGCCTCCTGGAAGGGGCGCTCAAGAAGAAGGGCCTGGGCAACGGCGACGGGGCGACAGGCGACTTCCTGTTGTCCGACTACGTGCGCGAAGGCGAGCTGTGCGCCAAGTGCCGCCGCATCTATACGGCATTGCTCAACGCCTACGGCGGGGACTACCTCAAGGTCCTGCGCCACGTGCAGGTGGAGCGCTTCTACGTGTCGCGCCGCTACCAGGTGGGCACGGTGACGGTGGAGCCGCAGATGAGCGTGGACGCCGCCGCGCAGCAGATCTCCGCGGACCGCACCCAGCTCAACATGCCGGCCGCGCTGCACAGCACGGTGCTCTTCGAGCCGCACGGCCCGCTGGTGCACGCCAACCGCGGCCTCATCGAATACGCGGACCTGCTCAAGCGCCCGCTGGAGGCCTTCAAGTACCTGCTGGGTTTCAGTGAGACGGGCGAGGTGCCCCTGGAGCCCTTCGTGCTCCAGCTGGATGAGGTGCTCATCGCGTCCTCCAACGAGAAGCACCTGAACGCGTTCAAGGAGCTGCCGGACTTCGCGTCGTTCAAGGGCCGCATCGAGCTGGTGCGCGTGCCGTACCTGCGCCGCTACAAGGTCGAGCAGGAGATCTACGACGCGCAGATCACCGCGACGTCCGTGGGCAAGCACGTGGCGCCGCACGCCACGGAGGTGGCCGCGATGTGGGCGGTGCTCACGCGCCTGAAGAAGCCCATCCCGGACCGCTACCCGGCCAACGTGAAGCCGTTGGTGGAGCAGGTGGCCCCGGTGGAGAAGCTTCACCTGTACCAGGAGGCGGGAGTGCCCGCGCGGCTGTCCTCCGCGAACACCAAGGAGCTGCTCAAGCTGCGCGAGGAGATGTACGAGGAGTCCGACGCGTACCCCAACTACGAGGGGCGCTCCGGTGCGAGCGCGCGCGAAATCAAGACGGCCCTCTTCAACGCCGCGCAGAACCCCGACTACAAGTGCCTCCACGCGCTGGCGGTGTTGGAAGAGCTGCACGCGCTCTGCAAGGACAAGAGCGTCTACGAGTTCCTCCTCCAGGAGGTGATGGACGGCTACCACGACCACGAAACCTTCGTGCGCGTGGTGGAGGGCACGTACCTGGACCGCGTGGACTCGGAGGTGCGCGACTCCATGGGTCTGGTGTCGGAAGGCCAGTACCGCGAGCTGGTGGAGCGCTACATCCAGAGCGTCAGCCACTGGGTGCGCGGGGAGAAGATGCGCAACCGCGTGACGGGCGAATCAGAGAAGCCGGACGAGGCGCGCATGGCGGAGGTGGAGGCCATCGTGATGCCGCAGGGCGAGGCCCCCGCGGACTTCCGCCGCGGACTGATTGCAAGCATTGGCGCGCACCGGCTGGACAACCCGGACGGCGCCATGGACTACCCGCGCATCTTCCCGGACATGTTCAAGCGCCTGCGCGACCACTACTTCGAGGAGCGCAAGCGTGTGCTGCGCAAGAACAAGGAGAACGTCCTCAAGTACCTCTCCGAGGACCGCAACCAGCTCTCCTCGCGCGAGCAGACGCAGGTGCAGGGCACGCTCAAGACGATGGCGGAGCGCTACGGCTACTGCGAGTTCTGCGCGAAGGACGCCATCTTGTTCCTGATGCGTCAGCGCTACACCTGA
- a CDS encoding S1 family peptidase, which translates to MNRLLLGTPLLWALVSCASAPSQSSEDTPVATHTQAPLRVERALSRPEPTPQPTRKAMVRRILPLNVRLVTTEDGKVRRSASGVVIGTEAGEAGPVSYVLTNAHAVEQGDLKEPVLKVVLDRRAETHEYLAEVVATGQVPDVDLALLRVTGVTWPVAELAADDEPEPGEDVVVAASPYGRALSISGGMVSQVEWDKETKHPRMLKTDAPIGYGASGGGIFSIETGRLLAIVEGYRTAKVDFEVASQNFSFDVPMPGETFAAPSAKVRGFLQAKGFGRLLERSADAEGAGPQKTASR; encoded by the coding sequence ATGAACCGGTTGCTGTTGGGCACCCCCCTCCTGTGGGCCCTCGTGTCTTGCGCCAGTGCCCCGTCGCAGTCCTCCGAGGACACTCCGGTCGCGACGCACACGCAGGCTCCGCTCCGGGTGGAGCGGGCGCTGTCCCGGCCCGAGCCCACGCCGCAGCCCACGCGCAAGGCGATGGTGCGGCGCATCCTCCCGCTCAACGTGCGGCTGGTGACGACGGAGGACGGCAAGGTGCGCCGCTCGGCGTCGGGCGTCGTCATTGGCACGGAGGCCGGTGAGGCCGGGCCCGTCAGCTATGTCCTCACCAACGCGCACGCGGTGGAGCAGGGTGACCTGAAAGAGCCTGTGCTCAAGGTCGTGTTGGACCGGCGCGCGGAGACGCACGAGTACCTGGCGGAGGTGGTGGCCACGGGCCAGGTGCCGGACGTGGACCTGGCGCTGCTGCGCGTGACGGGCGTGACGTGGCCCGTGGCGGAGCTGGCCGCGGACGACGAACCGGAGCCGGGCGAGGACGTGGTGGTGGCGGCGTCCCCGTACGGCCGCGCGCTGTCCATCTCCGGCGGCATGGTGTCCCAGGTGGAGTGGGACAAGGAGACGAAGCACCCGCGCATGCTGAAGACGGACGCGCCCATCGGCTATGGGGCCTCCGGCGGTGGCATCTTCAGCATCGAGACGGGGCGGCTGTTGGCCATCGTGGAGGGCTACCGCACCGCGAAGGTGGACTTCGAGGTCGCCTCCCAGAACTTCAGCTTCGACGTGCCCATGCCCGGCGAGACGTTCGCCGCGCCCAGCGCCAAGGTGCGCGGCTTCCTCCAGGCGAAAGGCTTCGGCCGGCTCCTGGAGCGCTCCGCGGACGCGGAGGGTGCGGGGCCCCAGAAGACGGCGAGTCGCTGA
- a CDS encoding deoxycytidylate deaminase has protein sequence MSARGNWDQYFMDIAQQVATRATCDRKHVGAVLVRDKTILSTGYNGAIRGLPHCDEVGHMMENGHCVATVHAEANAIIQAAKNGVGIDGATIYTTASPCWPCFKLIANSGCTRIVFGEFYRDPRIFEYAARLGLQLVGVGAAAQPPSPATGT, from the coding sequence ATGTCCGCTCGGGGCAATTGGGATCAGTACTTCATGGACATCGCCCAGCAGGTGGCCACGCGCGCCACCTGCGACCGCAAGCACGTGGGCGCGGTGCTGGTGAGGGACAAGACCATCCTGTCCACCGGCTACAACGGCGCCATCCGCGGCCTGCCCCACTGTGATGAAGTGGGCCACATGATGGAGAACGGCCACTGCGTGGCCACCGTCCACGCGGAGGCCAACGCCATCATCCAGGCCGCCAAGAACGGCGTCGGAATCGACGGGGCGACCATCTACACGACCGCCAGCCCGTGCTGGCCGTGCTTCAAGCTGATCGCCAACAGCGGCTGCACCCGCATCGTCTTTGGCGAGTTCTACCGGGACCCGCGCATCTTCGAGTACGCCGCCCGGCTGGGCCTCCAGCTCGTGGGCGTGGGCGCCGCCGCCCAGCCGCCTTCGCCCGCCACCGGGACCTGA
- a CDS encoding HAMP domain-containing histidine kinase, whose translation MAISVPSVQEVSDPVVGAARYDAVPPLMDSLLHDVRNPLNALAIHLEVLSEKLKGESGQVPATQEKNLKAMREQIARVDGLLKLFSDFIVFRGAGPSGDAPLSDATGKALDVLGHESRRRRLQVQRDIEPDVQAHMEDTTELGFFLVQVLMRAFHRAESGSTVVVSVRAEGPNAVLEVADGSSAPERASDTVAALTLRAAQLGIEFFVEAGTCRLVFPRG comes from the coding sequence ATGGCTATCAGTGTGCCTTCTGTCCAGGAAGTGTCGGACCCGGTGGTGGGCGCGGCCCGCTACGACGCGGTTCCGCCCTTGATGGACAGCCTGCTGCACGACGTGCGCAACCCGCTCAACGCGCTCGCCATCCATCTCGAGGTGCTCTCCGAGAAGCTCAAGGGCGAGTCCGGCCAGGTGCCGGCCACCCAGGAGAAGAACCTCAAGGCGATGCGCGAGCAGATCGCCCGCGTGGACGGCCTGCTCAAGCTCTTCTCGGACTTCATCGTGTTTCGCGGAGCGGGCCCCTCTGGGGACGCGCCGCTGTCGGACGCCACCGGCAAGGCCCTGGACGTGCTGGGCCATGAGAGCCGCCGGCGCCGCCTCCAGGTCCAGCGCGACATCGAGCCGGACGTACAGGCCCACATGGAGGACACCACCGAGCTGGGCTTCTTCCTGGTGCAGGTGCTGATGCGCGCCTTCCATCGCGCGGAGTCCGGCTCCACGGTGGTCGTCTCGGTCCGCGCGGAAGGGCCGAACGCGGTGCTGGAGGTCGCGGACGGCTCCTCGGCGCCCGAGCGAGCGTCGGACACCGTGGCCGCGCTGACGCTCCGCGCGGCCCAGCTGGGCATCGAGTTCTTCGTGGAGGCGGGAACGTGCCGCCTCGTGTTTCCGCGCGGCTGA
- the nla6 gene encoding enhancer binding protein Nla6, which yields MGSARILAVDDERETCEALAEMLSAWGHKVETAFDGHDALRKAGEFRPDVVLSDLAMPETDGLWLLRNLREELPDCPVVFLTGRGTIDTAVESIREGAYDFIVKPLDTARLKVCIDRALEKKETMREVQTLRRRLKQLGSTDLIAGSTGMRKVIEMMEKVAPSKASVSISGESGTGKEVVARTVHNLSLRRDKPFIAINCASIPATLIESELFGHERGAFTGADQRRPGVFEMAHGGTLFLDELGEIPIDLQAKLLRVLEEGRLRRLGGKVEIEVDVRVLSATNRDLKQEIKNQRFREDLYFRLNVFQLHLPPLRERRDDVPILVQHFVDKFRGDSAKRVSGVHPEAMEVLKNYDWPGNIRELRNAVERAVILCDGELITREHLPPDMAGKSPERHTFKLPFGLSLDAVEREYILGSLQRNGNNKARTAEVLGVSEKTLYNKLNRYAAENRAQGTPGGGSPLGGQGNDGPMSASSFLTR from the coding sequence TTGGGCAGCGCACGAATCCTGGCCGTGGATGACGAACGTGAGACCTGCGAGGCCCTGGCGGAGATGCTGTCCGCCTGGGGTCACAAGGTCGAGACCGCGTTCGACGGGCATGACGCCCTCCGCAAGGCCGGTGAGTTCCGGCCCGACGTCGTCCTGTCGGACCTCGCCATGCCGGAGACGGATGGCCTGTGGCTCTTGCGCAACCTGCGCGAGGAGCTGCCGGACTGTCCGGTCGTGTTCCTCACCGGCCGCGGCACCATCGACACCGCCGTGGAGTCCATCCGCGAGGGCGCCTACGACTTCATCGTGAAGCCGCTGGACACCGCGCGGCTCAAGGTCTGCATCGACCGCGCGCTGGAGAAGAAGGAGACCATGCGCGAGGTGCAGACGCTCCGGCGCCGCCTCAAGCAGCTGGGCTCCACGGACCTCATCGCCGGCTCCACCGGGATGCGCAAGGTCATCGAGATGATGGAGAAGGTGGCCCCCTCCAAGGCCAGCGTCTCCATCAGCGGTGAGTCCGGCACGGGCAAGGAAGTGGTCGCCCGCACGGTGCACAACCTGTCCCTGCGCCGCGACAAGCCCTTCATCGCCATCAACTGCGCGTCCATCCCCGCGACACTGATTGAGTCCGAGCTCTTCGGCCACGAGCGCGGCGCCTTCACCGGCGCGGATCAGCGCCGCCCGGGCGTCTTCGAGATGGCCCACGGCGGCACGCTCTTCCTGGACGAGTTGGGTGAAATCCCCATCGACCTGCAGGCCAAGCTGCTGCGCGTGCTGGAGGAGGGCCGCCTGCGCCGCCTGGGTGGCAAGGTGGAGATCGAAGTGGACGTGCGCGTGCTGTCCGCCACGAACCGCGACCTGAAGCAGGAGATCAAGAACCAGCGCTTCCGCGAGGATCTCTACTTCCGCCTCAACGTGTTCCAGCTGCACCTGCCGCCCCTGCGCGAGCGCCGGGACGACGTGCCCATCCTGGTCCAGCACTTCGTGGACAAGTTCCGTGGGGACTCCGCCAAGCGCGTCTCCGGCGTGCACCCGGAAGCGATGGAGGTGCTCAAGAACTACGACTGGCCGGGCAACATCCGCGAGCTGCGCAACGCCGTGGAGCGCGCCGTCATCCTCTGCGACGGGGAGCTGATCACCCGCGAGCACCTGCCGCCCGACATGGCCGGCAAGAGCCCGGAGCGCCACACGTTCAAGCTGCCGTTCGGCCTGAGCCTGGACGCCGTGGAGCGCGAGTACATCCTGGGCAGCCTCCAGCGGAACGGGAACAACAAGGCCCGCACGGCGGAGGTGCTGGGGGTGAGCGAGAAGACGCTCTACAACAAGCTCAACCGCTACGCGGCGGAGAACCGTGCCCAGGGCACCCCGGGTGGCGGCAGCCCCCTGGGTGGACAGGGCAACGACGGCCCCATGAGCGCCAGCAGCTTCCTGACCCGCTGA